A portion of the Acanthopagrus latus isolate v.2019 chromosome 21, fAcaLat1.1, whole genome shotgun sequence genome contains these proteins:
- the acsl3b gene encoding long-chain-fatty-acid--CoA ligase 3b isoform X1, whose product MKLKEDMNPLLLQVFRSVVWVYSVITFIPWYFFSGAGSNLERARRIKARSVSGHPAGPYRAVNSQYKLVAWLHPGVDTLDKMFEYAAVRFPLRDCLGTREVLSEEDELQPNGKVFKKVILGNYNWLSYEEAYHASKCFGSGLAALGQKPHCNIAIFCETRAEWLVAAQACFMYNFPLVTLYATLGPMAIAHGLNETEVTHIITSKDLLQSRLKAILCDVPRLQYVIVVDSKPSSCPDVPRGIMVYNMDAVKEMGSKPDNVAVNRRQPQASDIAVIMYTSGSTGIPKGVMISHGNIMAGITGMAERIPNLNETDTYIGYLPLAHVLELSAELVCISHGCRIGYSSPQTLADQSTKIKKGSKGDTSVLKPTLMAAVPEIMDRIYKNVMTKVEEMSKFQKTLFVLAYNYKMEQISKGYNTPLCDSLVFKRVRALLGGNTRVLLSGGAPLSAATQRFMNICLCCPVGQGYGLTETCGAGTISEMWDYSTGRVGAPLVCSEITLKDWEEGGYHSTDKPNPRGEILIGGPNVTMGYFKSEGKNCDDFFVDERGQRWFCTGDIGEFHSDGCLKIIDRKKDLVKLQAGEYVSLGKVEAVLKNCSLIDNICAYANSDQSYVISFVVPNHKQLMAVAEQMQVRGTWEEICNNSQMEKEVLRIITEAAISAKLERFEIPKKIRLSAEPWTPETGLVTDAFKLKRKELKTHYQEDIERMYGGK is encoded by the exons ATGAAGTTGAAGGAGGATATGAACCCCCTGCTGCTTCAGGTCTTCCGCTCCGTTGTCTGGGTCTACTCTGTCATCACCTTCATACCTTGGTACTTCTTCTCTGGAGCAGGCAGCAACTTGGAACGGGCTCGACGGATCAAGGCACGCTCAGTTAGCGGTCACCCAGCGGGTCCTTACAGGGCTGTCAACAGTCAATACAAGCTGGTGGCATGGCTGCACCCTGGGGTGGACACCCTggacaaaatgtttgaatacGCTGCAGTGAGATTTCCACTAAGAGACTGTCTTGGCACCAGAGAGGTGCTCAGCGAGGAGGATGAGCTCCAGCCTAACGGCAAGGTCTTCAAGAAG GTTATTCTAGGGAACTATAACTGGCTGTCCTACGAGGAAGCTTACCACGCGTCCAAGTGTTTTGGCAGCGGTCTGGCAGCTCTCGGCCAGAAGCCTCATTGCAACATCGCCATCTTCTGTGAAACCAGAGCCGAGTGGCTCGTGGCAGCACAAGCCTGCTTCATGTACAATTTTCCAC TCGTGACCCTGTACGCCACTCTCGGACCGATGGCCATCGCCCACGGCCTGAACGAGACTGAGGTCACGCACATCATCACAAGCAAAGACCTGCTTCAAAGCCGTCTCAAG GCCATTCTTTGTGACGTGCCGAGGCTGCAGTATGTGATTGTAGTGGACAGTAAACCGTCAAGCTGCCCAGACGTCCCCAGAGGCATCATGGTCTACAACATGGACGCTGTGAAGGAGATGGGATCCAAACCTGACAATG tagcAGTAAACCGCAGACAGCCACAGGCTTCTGACATCGCCGTCATCATGTACACCAGCGGCTCCACAGGCATCCCCAAGGGTGTCATGATCTCCCATGGCAACATCATGGCCGGGATCACTGGCATGGCTGAGAGAATTCCTAACCTCAA TGAAACGGACACCTACATAGGATACCTGCCGTTGGCCCACGTTTTAGAGCTCAGCGCTGAGCTGGTGTGCATCTCACATGGCTGTCGCATCGGCTACTCGTCCCCTCAGACGCTAGCAGACCAG TCCACCAAGATAAAGAAGGGCAGTAAAGGTGATACCAGTGTGCTGAAACCTACTCTCATGGCTGCTGTGCCA GAGATCATGGATCGAATCTATAAGAATGTGATGACCAAAGTGGAGGAGATGAGCAAATTCCAGAAGACGCTCTTTGTGCTGGCTTACAACTACAAGATGGAGCAGATCTCCAAAGGCTACAACACACCTCTCTGTGACAG TCTGGTGTTCAAACGGGTGCGTGCGCTCTTGGGAGGGAACACACGGGTGCTACTTTCCGGCGGCGCTCCGCTCTCAGCTGCCACACAGCGGTTCATGAACATCTGCCTGTGCTGCCCTGTGGGGCAGGGCTACGGCCTGACGGAGACCTGTGGAGCTGGCACCATCAGTGAGA tgtggGACTACAGCACAGGACGGGTCGGCGCTCCACTGGTGTGTTCTGAGATCACACTGAAGGACTGGGAGGAGG GTGGTTACCACAGCACAGACAAGCCAAACCCACGGGGAGAGATTCTGATCGGCGGACCCAACGTAACGATGGGTTACTTCAAGAGTGAAGGCAAAAACTGTGACGACTTTTTTGTGGATGAGAGAGGGCAGCGATGGTTCTGCACCGGAGACATCGGAGAGTTCCACTCTGACGGATGCCTCAAGATCATCG ACCGCAAGAAGGACCTGGTGAAGTTGCAAGCAGGCGAGTACGTCTCTCTCGGAAAAGTGGAGGCTGTTCTGAAGAACTGCTCGCTCATAGACAACATCTGTGCCTACGCCAACAG TGACCAGTCATATGTGATCAGCTTTGTGGTGCCGAACCACAAGCAGCTGATGGCAGTGGCGGAGCAGATGCAGGTGAGGGGCACATGGGAGGAGATCTGCAACAACTCCCAGATGGAGAAAGAGGTCCTCCGCATCATTACTGAGGCTGCAATCTCAG CAAAACTGGAGCGATTCGAGATCCCCAAGAAGATCCGTCTGAGCGCCGAGCCCTGGACACCAGAGACCGGCTTGGTCACCGACGCCTTCAAACTGAAACGCAAGGAGCTCAAAACACACTACCAGGAAGACATTGAGAGGATGTACGGTGGAAAATAA
- the acsl3b gene encoding long-chain-fatty-acid--CoA ligase 3b isoform X2 — translation MKLKEDMNPLLLQVFRSVVWVYSVITFIPWYFFSGAGSNLERARRIKARSVSGHPAGPYRAVNSQYKLVAWLHPGVDTLDKMFEYAAVRFPLRDCLGTREVLSEEDELQPNGKVFKKVILGNYNWLSYEEAYHASKCFGSGLAALGQKPHCNIAIFCETRAEWLVAAQACFMYNFPLVTLYATLGPMAIAHGLNETEVTHIITSKDLLQSRLKAILCDVPRLQYVIVVDSKPSSCPDVPRGIMVYNMDAVKEMGSKPDNAVNRRQPQASDIAVIMYTSGSTGIPKGVMISHGNIMAGITGMAERIPNLNETDTYIGYLPLAHVLELSAELVCISHGCRIGYSSPQTLADQSTKIKKGSKGDTSVLKPTLMAAVPEIMDRIYKNVMTKVEEMSKFQKTLFVLAYNYKMEQISKGYNTPLCDSLVFKRVRALLGGNTRVLLSGGAPLSAATQRFMNICLCCPVGQGYGLTETCGAGTISEMWDYSTGRVGAPLVCSEITLKDWEEGGYHSTDKPNPRGEILIGGPNVTMGYFKSEGKNCDDFFVDERGQRWFCTGDIGEFHSDGCLKIIDRKKDLVKLQAGEYVSLGKVEAVLKNCSLIDNICAYANSDQSYVISFVVPNHKQLMAVAEQMQVRGTWEEICNNSQMEKEVLRIITEAAISAKLERFEIPKKIRLSAEPWTPETGLVTDAFKLKRKELKTHYQEDIERMYGGK, via the exons ATGAAGTTGAAGGAGGATATGAACCCCCTGCTGCTTCAGGTCTTCCGCTCCGTTGTCTGGGTCTACTCTGTCATCACCTTCATACCTTGGTACTTCTTCTCTGGAGCAGGCAGCAACTTGGAACGGGCTCGACGGATCAAGGCACGCTCAGTTAGCGGTCACCCAGCGGGTCCTTACAGGGCTGTCAACAGTCAATACAAGCTGGTGGCATGGCTGCACCCTGGGGTGGACACCCTggacaaaatgtttgaatacGCTGCAGTGAGATTTCCACTAAGAGACTGTCTTGGCACCAGAGAGGTGCTCAGCGAGGAGGATGAGCTCCAGCCTAACGGCAAGGTCTTCAAGAAG GTTATTCTAGGGAACTATAACTGGCTGTCCTACGAGGAAGCTTACCACGCGTCCAAGTGTTTTGGCAGCGGTCTGGCAGCTCTCGGCCAGAAGCCTCATTGCAACATCGCCATCTTCTGTGAAACCAGAGCCGAGTGGCTCGTGGCAGCACAAGCCTGCTTCATGTACAATTTTCCAC TCGTGACCCTGTACGCCACTCTCGGACCGATGGCCATCGCCCACGGCCTGAACGAGACTGAGGTCACGCACATCATCACAAGCAAAGACCTGCTTCAAAGCCGTCTCAAG GCCATTCTTTGTGACGTGCCGAGGCTGCAGTATGTGATTGTAGTGGACAGTAAACCGTCAAGCTGCCCAGACGTCCCCAGAGGCATCATGGTCTACAACATGGACGCTGTGAAGGAGATGGGATCCAAACCTGACAATG cAGTAAACCGCAGACAGCCACAGGCTTCTGACATCGCCGTCATCATGTACACCAGCGGCTCCACAGGCATCCCCAAGGGTGTCATGATCTCCCATGGCAACATCATGGCCGGGATCACTGGCATGGCTGAGAGAATTCCTAACCTCAA TGAAACGGACACCTACATAGGATACCTGCCGTTGGCCCACGTTTTAGAGCTCAGCGCTGAGCTGGTGTGCATCTCACATGGCTGTCGCATCGGCTACTCGTCCCCTCAGACGCTAGCAGACCAG TCCACCAAGATAAAGAAGGGCAGTAAAGGTGATACCAGTGTGCTGAAACCTACTCTCATGGCTGCTGTGCCA GAGATCATGGATCGAATCTATAAGAATGTGATGACCAAAGTGGAGGAGATGAGCAAATTCCAGAAGACGCTCTTTGTGCTGGCTTACAACTACAAGATGGAGCAGATCTCCAAAGGCTACAACACACCTCTCTGTGACAG TCTGGTGTTCAAACGGGTGCGTGCGCTCTTGGGAGGGAACACACGGGTGCTACTTTCCGGCGGCGCTCCGCTCTCAGCTGCCACACAGCGGTTCATGAACATCTGCCTGTGCTGCCCTGTGGGGCAGGGCTACGGCCTGACGGAGACCTGTGGAGCTGGCACCATCAGTGAGA tgtggGACTACAGCACAGGACGGGTCGGCGCTCCACTGGTGTGTTCTGAGATCACACTGAAGGACTGGGAGGAGG GTGGTTACCACAGCACAGACAAGCCAAACCCACGGGGAGAGATTCTGATCGGCGGACCCAACGTAACGATGGGTTACTTCAAGAGTGAAGGCAAAAACTGTGACGACTTTTTTGTGGATGAGAGAGGGCAGCGATGGTTCTGCACCGGAGACATCGGAGAGTTCCACTCTGACGGATGCCTCAAGATCATCG ACCGCAAGAAGGACCTGGTGAAGTTGCAAGCAGGCGAGTACGTCTCTCTCGGAAAAGTGGAGGCTGTTCTGAAGAACTGCTCGCTCATAGACAACATCTGTGCCTACGCCAACAG TGACCAGTCATATGTGATCAGCTTTGTGGTGCCGAACCACAAGCAGCTGATGGCAGTGGCGGAGCAGATGCAGGTGAGGGGCACATGGGAGGAGATCTGCAACAACTCCCAGATGGAGAAAGAGGTCCTCCGCATCATTACTGAGGCTGCAATCTCAG CAAAACTGGAGCGATTCGAGATCCCCAAGAAGATCCGTCTGAGCGCCGAGCCCTGGACACCAGAGACCGGCTTGGTCACCGACGCCTTCAAACTGAAACGCAAGGAGCTCAAAACACACTACCAGGAAGACATTGAGAGGATGTACGGTGGAAAATAA
- the LOC119010612 gene encoding E3 ubiquitin-protein ligase RNF186-like — MAEEEAIGAGEDRDSAPPDATDSFPSDEYECKICYNYFDLDSRTPKLLGCSHTFCQECLDALHSWEGRGWRIGCPVCRHRTPVPEYQVHKLPDNTALTAALPLKTHEPESSSRTDVRTGPAESPGDDSSCQTCKQVAFATGCMCAMFSSLSMVVLLFLGLIFVYNLQTAPAVGIACLFVASVLALLSLILTWLMCMLKYRPDADTSSFSSLTYVM, encoded by the coding sequence atggcggaggaggaggcgatCGGTGCGGGAGAGGACCGTGACTCTGCTCCGCCTGACGCCACGGACTCGTTTCCCAGCGACGAATACGAGTGTAAAATCTGCTACAACTACTTCGACCTGGACAGTCGCACTCCCAAACTGCTGGGCTGCTCTCACACCTTCTGCCAGGAGTGCCTCGACGCCCTGCACTCCTGGGAGGGCCGAGGATGGAGAATCGGCTGCCCCGTGTGTCGCCACCGGACTCCGGTGCCGGAGTATCAGGTTCACAAGCTCCCGGACAACACGGCGCTGACCGCGGCGCTCCCGCTCAAAACGCACGAGCCTGAGAGCTCGTCACGCACGGACGTGCGGACTGGTCCGGCCGAGAGTCCAGGCGAcgacagcagctgtcagacgTGCAAACAAGTTGCGTTCGCGACCGGCTGCATGTGCGCCATGTTCTCCTCCCTGTCCATGGTGGTGCTCTTGTTTCTGGGCCTCATCTTTGTGTACAACCTCCAAACGGCGCCGGCCGTCGGCATCGCATGCCTGTTCGTGGCCAGCGTTCTCGCCCTGCTGTCGCTCATTCTCACCTGGTTGATGTGTATGTTAAAATACCGACCGGACGCGGACACGAGCAGCTTCAGTTCTCTCACTTACGTAatgtga